From Brassica oleracea var. oleracea cultivar TO1000 chromosome C3, BOL, whole genome shotgun sequence, a single genomic window includes:
- the LOC106328964 gene encoding multiple organellar RNA editing factor 3, mitochondrial-like, which produces MALFTARRKIATVLSKTLSSSPPSSSLSTLSSRSRFAVPLIDKLSSTRTGLGPCYIPTRPKTSGSGYSPLNDPSPNWSNRPPKETILLDGCDYEHWLIVMEFDDPKPTEDEMINAYVKTLTSVVGSEEEAKKKIYSVSTSTYTGFGALISEELSCKVKGLPGVLWVLPDSYLDVPNKDYGGDLYIEGKVIPRPQYRFTEQRQIRNRSRPRYDRRRETMQVERREPTQQNWNQPLSMGHQAPDN; this is translated from the exons ATGGCTCTTTTCACCGCGCGGCGCAAAATCGCGACAGTCCTTAGCAAAACCCTCTCTTCGTCTCCTCCTTCTTCTTCGCTTTCTACACTCTCTTCTCGTTCTCGATTCGCTGTACCTCTAATCGATAAGCTTTCCTCGACCCGAACCGGACTAGGCCCGTGTTACATACCGACCCGACCCAAGACATCCGGGTCAGGATACTCTCCGCTGAACGATCCTTCGCCGAACTGGAGCAACCGTCCGCCGAAGGAGACGATTCTTCTCGATGGGTGCGATTACGAGCACTGGCTCATCGTCATGGAGTTCGATGATCCCAAACCTACAGAAGACGAGATGATCAATGCTTATGTCAAAACATTAACTTCCGTTGTCGGAAG CGAGGAAGAGGCAAAGAAGAAGATCTACTCTGTTTCCACTTCGACTTACACTGGCTTTGGTGCTTTGATCTCTGAAGAGCTCTCTTGCAAAGTCAAAG GATTGCCTGGTGTTCTCTGGGTCCTACCTGATTCTTATCTTGACGTACCCAACAAAGACTATGGAG GTGACTTGTACATTGAAGGAAAGGTGATACCCAGACCACAGTATAGGTTCACTGAACAGCGCCAGATAAGAAACCGGTCCAGGCCTAGGTACGATAGGCGCCGTGAGACTATGCAGGTGGAGAGGAGAGAGCCAACACAACAGAACTGGAACCAACCATTATCCATGGGTCATCAAGCTCCGGATAATTAG
- the LOC106333095 gene encoding dnaJ homolog subfamily B member 8-like isoform X2, giving the protein MFHRLIQEDAEVKLIRKRYHKLAMKVHPDKNNHPKADIAFKLIHEAYLCLTDETKRRCFNTDRQKNICLKCSRLPHKTKENRPDTKPNRFCQALRNIRDKFREENKVIERCLKTNSARFMGNLTEETPVFGIPNLNRFSKELPVFNPTDYKLRGYPHVRNRVLDNNLSDWKMFMRSRSTCVHSS; this is encoded by the exons ATGTTTCATCGACTG ATCCAGGAAGATGCAGAGGTCAAGCTCATACGTAAACGATATCACAAACTAG CTATGAAGGTTCATCCCGATAAAAACAACCACCCAAAAGCAGATATTGCTTTTAAGCTCATCCACGAG GCTTATTTATGTCTTACAGACGAAACAAAGAGAAGATGCTTCAACACAGACCGACAAAAGAACATATGTCTGAAATGCAGCCGTCTCCCACACAAAACCAAAGAGAATCGCCCAGATACTAAACCGAACCGGTTCTGCCAAGCCCTCAGGAACATTAGGGATAAATTTAGAGAAGAGAACAAGGTGATAGAGAGATGTCTAAAGACAAACAGTGCAAGATTCATGGGGAACCTAACTGAGGAAACCCCGGTTTTCGGTATACCGAACCTAAACCGGTTTAGTAAGGAGTTACCGGTTTTTAATCCGACGGATTACAAATTACGGGGTTATCCACATGTGAGAAATCGAGTGTTGGACAACAACTTGTCGGATTGGAAGATGTTCATGAGAAGCAGATCCACATGTGTTCACTCCTCATGA
- the LOC106333095 gene encoding dnaJ homolog subfamily B member 8-like isoform X1, whose amino-acid sequence MGKIRSGQDPKAALVSEICSLSRSPIACIHINGNSVSCFIDWYLILGIQEDAEVKLIRKRYHKLAMKVHPDKNNHPKADIAFKLIHEAYLCLTDETKRRCFNTDRQKNICLKCSRLPHKTKENRPDTKPNRFCQALRNIRDKFREENKVIERCLKTNSARFMGNLTEETPVFGIPNLNRFSKELPVFNPTDYKLRGYPHVRNRVLDNNLSDWKMFMRSRSTCVHSS is encoded by the exons ATGGGTAAGATCCGATCCGGACAGGATCCAAAAGCGGCATTGGTCTCAGAGATTTGTTCGCTGTCGAGATCGCCGATCGCTTGCATTCACATCAACGGCAACTCCGTTTCATGTTTCATCGACTGGTATCTCATTCTCGGT ATCCAGGAAGATGCAGAGGTCAAGCTCATACGTAAACGATATCACAAACTAG CTATGAAGGTTCATCCCGATAAAAACAACCACCCAAAAGCAGATATTGCTTTTAAGCTCATCCACGAG GCTTATTTATGTCTTACAGACGAAACAAAGAGAAGATGCTTCAACACAGACCGACAAAAGAACATATGTCTGAAATGCAGCCGTCTCCCACACAAAACCAAAGAGAATCGCCCAGATACTAAACCGAACCGGTTCTGCCAAGCCCTCAGGAACATTAGGGATAAATTTAGAGAAGAGAACAAGGTGATAGAGAGATGTCTAAAGACAAACAGTGCAAGATTCATGGGGAACCTAACTGAGGAAACCCCGGTTTTCGGTATACCGAACCTAAACCGGTTTAGTAAGGAGTTACCGGTTTTTAATCCGACGGATTACAAATTACGGGGTTATCCACATGTGAGAAATCGAGTGTTGGACAACAACTTGTCGGATTGGAAGATGTTCATGAGAAGCAGATCCACATGTGTTCACTCCTCATGA
- the LOC106328966 gene encoding uncharacterized protein LOC106328966 has protein sequence MEFCLIADTISVCTAKQGIAFGKSLLNRWEHISFADSPVDQAPAVIFPVDAIAPSIQSSSIKTIRRIRKKRRTKRVSFGGDSEDGGDFGRFVLEGGFGGNDGPFGFGGGKGWSYGGGGNWDEPSSWSDPAMEFVYEVIGWIALSNCVHFAFKRIVRIVTDGEREKLNLSLSPVC, from the coding sequence ATGGAGTTCTGTCTGATCGCCGATACAATCTCAGTTTGCACGGCGAAGCAAGGCATAGCGTTTGGGAAATCTCTTCTTAATCGGTGGGAACACATTTCGTTCGCCGATTCCCCCGTCGATCAAGCACCGGCGGTTATCTTTCCCGTCGATGCAATCGCTCCGTCGATACAATCCAGCTCTATTAAGACAATCCGCCGGATCCGCAAAAAGCGGCGCACGAAGCGCGTTTCGTTCGGCGGCGATTCGGAAGACGGAGGAGATTTCGGTCGGTTTGTATTGGAAGGCGGTTTCGGTGGTAACGACGGTCCGTTCGGATTCGGCGGTGGAAAGGGATGGAGCTACGGCGGCGGTGGAAATTGGGATGAGCCATCGTCTTGGTCGGATCCGGCGATGGAGTTCGTGTACGAAGTGATTGGCTGGATAGCGTTGTCGAATTGCGTGCACTTTGCGTTTAAGAGGATAGTGAGGATCGTGACGGACGGTGAAAGGGAGAAGTTGAACCTTTCATTGTCTCCGGTGTGCTGA